One stretch of Miscanthus floridulus cultivar M001 chromosome 18, ASM1932011v1, whole genome shotgun sequence DNA includes these proteins:
- the LOC136522185 gene encoding uncharacterized protein isoform X1 encodes MAPPLEDLTRVFAELAGRLSQPPAGGSAAASGESLSASISSLAAALNPSGDAAGASSGTRVLDAALSLMCFDPLEVNSARVDCLVGTLVSVLSASVSCRVVRPDGDAGEEMLCVGSSVSPVDCHELLQSCATLVEELGDCDDGRHSYNLLYAVAKTVVLSPHYQCLFPLPYYKEEGERVSHMGTIAAELINHTSNHVLPSDHSIPLRLLLWHLDPSIIRHDLSAMLQEVIRRPLLCLRKELYNRMEWRIIIICLVCSPTIFMEMRSLLHFWFLATGLGSVLELHNALVSSALDILLKPMSWGISIELGQRFPFSHAYFPSQQSDLLAILTGPLSCKVFLDLVSYISALVHFDSTRTRCSSQKNLQLQPSKGLVKYNSAWYMIINFPVWFSFATALLFHREGSQDYLSETLSKEITAESISDVSLVQRAAFYLSWVLCPSNDDQCEVLSNNILEISHSWARNNKKCLSYQSTVNHRRKLRIPTAANSEEFHVPINTVSSLVKEFDDRCVKCCRTTAFPQVQVGKVSDLHPSYFNLLHQWIPLGVLLVSSSCVNEQNCDILLRYTSTGQVLGSNEAQIKTKDHASNDGFLGSCIGTAERWALIGAYHIFGWLDVAEDMSSLIFDCEDRCCCFVSQLRNKTGPYLLKCVKSLFKVLEQGNQDKDFVIDLHNRLLNWNKNGQGCEIFGDVILEMNKRFNLPV; translated from the exons ATGGCGCCTCCCCTCGAAGACCTCACCCGAGTATTCGCCGAGCTCGCCGGGCGCCTCTCCCAGCCTCCCGCCGGCGGCAGTGCCGCCGCCTCCGGGGAATCCCTCTCGGCCTCCATCTCCTCCCTCGCCGCCGCCCTCAACCCCAGCGGCGACGCGGCCGGCGCCTCATCCGGAACCAGGGTTCTGGACGCCGCGCTCTCCCTCATGTGCTTCGACCCGCTAGAG GTGAATAGTGCTCGCGTCGACTGCCTTGTCGGCACCCTCGTCTCCGTGCTCTCGGCATCAGTCTCGTGCCGTGTGGTCCGGCCCGATGGGGACGCTGGTGAGGAGATGCTCTGTGTCGGGAGTTCCGTGTCGCCCGTGGATTGCCACGAGCTGCTCCAATCGTGTGCAACCCTTGTGGAGGAATTGGGGGACTGTGATG ATGGAAGGCATTCTTATAATCTGTTGTATGCTGTTGCGAAAACGGTCGTGCTATCCCCTCACTACCAGTGTCTTTTCCCTTTACCATATTACAAGGAAGAGGGAGAAAGAGTATCTCATATGGGAACCATTGCTGCGGAGTTAATAAACCATACTTCCAATCATGTCCTTCCTAGTGACCACTCAATCCCACTGAG GTTGCTTTTATGGCATCTTGACCCATCAATTATTAGGCATGATCTCTCAGCGATGCTCCAGGAGGTAATTAGAAGGCCCTTGCTTTGCCTGAGAAAGGAATTGTATAATAGGATGGAATGGCGTATCATCATAATTTGCCTGGTTTGCTCCCCAACAATATTTATGGAGATGAGATCACTATTACACTTCTGGTTTCTAGCAAC GGGTTTGGGTTCTGTGctagaacttcacaatgcattgGTATCGTCGGCATTAGACATTCTTCTCAAGCCTATGTCATGGGGAATATCCATAGAATTGGGGCAGAGATTCCCCTTTTCACATGCTTACTTCCCAAGCCAACAAAGTGACTTGCTTGCGATACTAACTGGACCCTTATCTTGTAAAGTTTTTTTGGACCTAGTTTCTTATATCAGTGCCTTGGTTCATTTCGACAGCACAAGAACTAGATGCTCTTCGCAGAAAAACTTACAACTACAACCATCAAAGGGATTGGTAAAATATAATTCTGCTTG GTACATGATTATTAATTTCCCCGTTTGGTTCAGTTTTGCAACTGCTTTACTTTTCCACAGAGAAGGCTCACAAGATTATTTATCAGAAACATTATCCAAagagataactgctgaatcaatAAGTGATGTCAGTCTTGTTCAGAGGGCAGCCTTTTACCTTTCTTGGGTGCTATGCCCTTCTAATGATGATCAATGCGAGGTGCTATCAAACAATATTTTGGAAATATCACATTCTTGGGCTAGGAACAACAAAAAGTGCCTAAGCTACCAAAGTACTGTGAATCATAGGAGGAAACTGCGAATACCCACAGCTGCGAATTCAGAGGAATTCCATGTGCCAATAAACACTGTAAGCTCCCTGGTTAAAGAATTTGATGATCGCTGTGTAAAATGTTGTAGGACAACTGCCTTTCCTCAAGTGCAAGTTGGAAAAGTATCGGACCTCCATCCCTCGTACTTTAACCTGTTGCATCAGTGGATTCCTTTAGGAGTATTGCTTGTATCATCTAGTTGTGTTAACGAGCAGAACTGTGACATCCTTCTGCGGTACACAAGCACTGGGCAGGTTCTGGGGTCAAATGAAgcacaaataaaaacaaaagatcATGCCAGTAATGATGGTTTCTTAGGCAGCTGCATTGGTACTGCTGAGAGATGGGCTTTGATTGGAGCATATCACATCTTTGGCTGGCTTGACGTAGCTGAGGATATGTCCTCATTGATATTTGATTGTGAAGATAGATGTTGTTGTTTTGTCAGCCAACTCAGAAACAAGACAGGCCCATACCTGCTCAAGTGTGTAAAGTCATTATTTAAGGTGTTGGAACAGGGAAATCAAGATAAAGATTTTGTGATTGATCTTCATAATAGGTTGTTAAACTGGAATAAGAATGGGCAAGGCTGTGAGATATTTGGGGACGTTATCCTTGAAATGAACAAGAGGTTTAATCTTCCTGTGTAG
- the LOC136522186 gene encoding GDSL esterase/lipase APG-like, with protein sequence MASSLSMVASPLTVVSLLVASASIMSGGAQAQPIVPAVISFGDSTIDVGNNNYLPGAVFKADYAPYGQDFVRHEATGRFSDGKIVTDITAETLGFESYAPPYLSPQASGKNLLIGANFASAASSYYDDTAAMYDAITLTQQLKYYKEYQSKLAAVAGRAKARAILTDALYVVSTGTGDFLQNYYHNASLSRRYNVDQYCDLLVGIFSDFANELYRLGARRIGVTSMPPLGCLPASIRLYGEGKDACVPRLNRDAETFNEKLNATVKALKRRHAHLKMAIFDIYTPLRELAQDPAAYGFANARDTCCRTGTAKTRVYLCNPTTVGTCRNASSYVFFDAVHPSEAANVFMAESMIEAGIELVT encoded by the exons ATGGCGTCCTCGTTGTCCATGGTAGCGTCGCCGCTGACGGTCGTGTCCCTGCTTGTTGCGTCGGCGTCGATAATGAGCGGCGGCGCGCAGGCGCAGCCAATTGTGCCGGCGGTCATCTCGTTCGGCGACTCCACCATCGACGTCGGCAACAACAACTACCTCCCCGGCGCGGTGTTCAAGGCCGACTACGCGCCGTACGGGCAGGACTTCGTGCGCCACGAGGCCACCGGCCGCTTCTCCGACGGCAAGATCGTCACCGACATCACCG CTGAAACGCTCGGCTTCGAGAGCTACGCGCCGCCGTACCTCAGCCCGCAGGCGTCGGGGAAGAACCTGCTCATCGGCGCCAACTTCGCCTCCGCGGCGTCCAGCTACTACGACGACACGGCGGCCATGTAT GACGCGATCACGCTGACCCAGCAGCTCAAGTACTACAAGGAGTACCAGTCGAAGCTGGCCGCGGTGGCCGGGCGCGCCAAGGCACGCGCCATCCTCACCGACGCTCTCTACGTCGTCAGCACGGGCACCGGCGACTTCCTCCAGAACTACTACCACAACGCCTCCCTGTCCCGCCGCTACAATGTCGACCAGTACTGCGACCTCCTCGTCGGCATCTTCTCCGACTTCGCCAAC GAGCTGTACAGACTGGGCGCGCGGCGGATCGGCGTCACGTCCATGCCGCCGCTGGGCTGCCTGCCGGCGTCCATCAGGCTGTACGGCGAGGGCAAGGACGCGTGCGTGCCAAGGCTCAACCGTGACGCCGAGACCTTCAACGAGAAGCTGAACGCCACCGTCAAGGCGCTCAAGAGACGGCACGCTCACCTCAAGATGGCCATCTTCGACATCTACACGCCCCTCCGCGAACTCGCCCAAGACCCGGCCGCTTATG GCTTCGCGAACGCGAGGGATACGTGCTGCCGGACGGGGACGGCCAAGACGAGGGTGTACCTCTGCAACCCGACGACGGTCGGAACGTGCCGGAACGCCAGCAGCTACGTGTTCTTCGACGCCGTCCACCCGTCGGAGGCTGCCAACGTCTTCATGGCGGAGTCCATGATCGAGGCGGGCATCGAGCTGGTTACCTAG
- the LOC136522185 gene encoding uncharacterized protein isoform X2, translated as MLWPDDVTFIMFRSTCEQFHNGRHSYNLLYAVAKTVVLSPHYQCLFPLPYYKEEGERVSHMGTIAAELINHTSNHVLPSDHSIPLRLLLWHLDPSIIRHDLSAMLQEVIRRPLLCLRKELYNRMEWRIIIICLVCSPTIFMEMRSLLHFWFLATGLGSVLELHNALVSSALDILLKPMSWGISIELGQRFPFSHAYFPSQQSDLLAILTGPLSCKVFLDLVSYISALVHFDSTRTRCSSQKNLQLQPSKGLVKYNSAWYMIINFPVWFSFATALLFHREGSQDYLSETLSKEITAESISDVSLVQRAAFYLSWVLCPSNDDQCEVLSNNILEISHSWARNNKKCLSYQSTVNHRRKLRIPTAANSEEFHVPINTVSSLVKEFDDRCVKCCRTTAFPQVQVGKVSDLHPSYFNLLHQWIPLGVLLVSSSCVNEQNCDILLRYTSTGQVLGSNEAQIKTKDHASNDGFLGSCIGTAERWALIGAYHIFGWLDVAEDMSSLIFDCEDRCCCFVSQLRNKTGPYLLKCVKSLFKVLEQGNQDKDFVIDLHNRLLNWNKNGQGCEIFGDVILEMNKRFNLPV; from the exons ATGCTGTGGCCAGATGATGTGACATTCATAATGTTTAGGAGTACTTGTGAGCAGTTTCACA ATGGAAGGCATTCTTATAATCTGTTGTATGCTGTTGCGAAAACGGTCGTGCTATCCCCTCACTACCAGTGTCTTTTCCCTTTACCATATTACAAGGAAGAGGGAGAAAGAGTATCTCATATGGGAACCATTGCTGCGGAGTTAATAAACCATACTTCCAATCATGTCCTTCCTAGTGACCACTCAATCCCACTGAG GTTGCTTTTATGGCATCTTGACCCATCAATTATTAGGCATGATCTCTCAGCGATGCTCCAGGAGGTAATTAGAAGGCCCTTGCTTTGCCTGAGAAAGGAATTGTATAATAGGATGGAATGGCGTATCATCATAATTTGCCTGGTTTGCTCCCCAACAATATTTATGGAGATGAGATCACTATTACACTTCTGGTTTCTAGCAAC GGGTTTGGGTTCTGTGctagaacttcacaatgcattgGTATCGTCGGCATTAGACATTCTTCTCAAGCCTATGTCATGGGGAATATCCATAGAATTGGGGCAGAGATTCCCCTTTTCACATGCTTACTTCCCAAGCCAACAAAGTGACTTGCTTGCGATACTAACTGGACCCTTATCTTGTAAAGTTTTTTTGGACCTAGTTTCTTATATCAGTGCCTTGGTTCATTTCGACAGCACAAGAACTAGATGCTCTTCGCAGAAAAACTTACAACTACAACCATCAAAGGGATTGGTAAAATATAATTCTGCTTG GTACATGATTATTAATTTCCCCGTTTGGTTCAGTTTTGCAACTGCTTTACTTTTCCACAGAGAAGGCTCACAAGATTATTTATCAGAAACATTATCCAAagagataactgctgaatcaatAAGTGATGTCAGTCTTGTTCAGAGGGCAGCCTTTTACCTTTCTTGGGTGCTATGCCCTTCTAATGATGATCAATGCGAGGTGCTATCAAACAATATTTTGGAAATATCACATTCTTGGGCTAGGAACAACAAAAAGTGCCTAAGCTACCAAAGTACTGTGAATCATAGGAGGAAACTGCGAATACCCACAGCTGCGAATTCAGAGGAATTCCATGTGCCAATAAACACTGTAAGCTCCCTGGTTAAAGAATTTGATGATCGCTGTGTAAAATGTTGTAGGACAACTGCCTTTCCTCAAGTGCAAGTTGGAAAAGTATCGGACCTCCATCCCTCGTACTTTAACCTGTTGCATCAGTGGATTCCTTTAGGAGTATTGCTTGTATCATCTAGTTGTGTTAACGAGCAGAACTGTGACATCCTTCTGCGGTACACAAGCACTGGGCAGGTTCTGGGGTCAAATGAAgcacaaataaaaacaaaagatcATGCCAGTAATGATGGTTTCTTAGGCAGCTGCATTGGTACTGCTGAGAGATGGGCTTTGATTGGAGCATATCACATCTTTGGCTGGCTTGACGTAGCTGAGGATATGTCCTCATTGATATTTGATTGTGAAGATAGATGTTGTTGTTTTGTCAGCCAACTCAGAAACAAGACAGGCCCATACCTGCTCAAGTGTGTAAAGTCATTATTTAAGGTGTTGGAACAGGGAAATCAAGATAAAGATTTTGTGATTGATCTTCATAATAGGTTGTTAAACTGGAATAAGAATGGGCAAGGCTGTGAGATATTTGGGGACGTTATCCTTGAAATGAACAAGAGGTTTAATCTTCCTGTGTAG